DNA sequence from the Coffea eugenioides isolate CCC68of unplaced genomic scaffold, Ceug_1.0 ScVebR1_1063;HRSCAF=1853, whole genome shotgun sequence genome:
TCTGCCGTGAGACGGTTTTGACGGACAAGATAGGGGTTGGTAGCAGCAAAAATTGGAACATCAGATTCGGGGATGATTGGACctgagaaaaaagaagaaactgaAGAAGTAATGGCCTAGGTGGCCCCCAGATGCTCAAGTAAATTGTCCAATTAGGAATTAGTAGTCAGTATAGGGATGATAAGGCAGAAAATTGCAGTTTTGATACCAAATGTTTTGAGCCGGGGCAGTTTTAGTCCTTAAAATTTGGACAAAAGCAAATAGAGTACTAAAtgtttctgaaaaaaaaaaggaaaaaaaatagagtactaaatgtttcaatttcTATGCACATTTAGTTCAATTAATTGGTTTTGTCAAATTGTTACTAGAATTCGGTCACATAAGTAGCACGAGCCTATCAGCtgacttttgaaaaaaaattagaaaaaaaggaaaaaatgtttGTACATAATATGTAAGTAAAGGGCACTAATTACTCACATATACAGTAGTCATGTAGCTAAAGAGTAAAGATTAATTACTCTGCTCGTGACTAATTGTGCCCTTTAATTACAATTTATGGCCACCaacacttttttcttttttctaatttttttcaaaattaagcCATCGTACTTGCTATAAATGTGACTGAATTCCAGTAATAATTTGCCAAAACCAGTCAATTGGACTAAATGTGCTTAAAAATTGAAACGTTCAGCACTAGATTTGCTTTCGCCCAAACTTTGAGAACTAAAACTGCCGATATCTCAAACATTTGGTACCAAAACTATAATTTTCTCTTAGAAATAATTAATCAATCATGTAATTAATGACAAAACCTAAGACCCAAATCCCTTTCCATGTTTGATGATGAGGATTTTGCAGTAACTCTGCATTACTCCTTTTCCTTGAGAAATGGAGTATAGTTTGTTTACGAAGATTTCCCTTTAAGTTGCCGTCATTTATCAAGCAAAAAGTATCAAGACTCTTTATGTAGTGTAAATCATTCAGAGGTCCGCGATGGATCCACGAGGGTTAAGTAATGGTGCAGTAGCTAACCTGCCTACACAAAGAACAGAAAATGTTCTTTGAGGGGTAACTGTCATAAACATGATAACTTTGGAATCATGACAACAATTTTTGAAATTAAACATAATTTTCAAGGACTAGGGCATACGTACATCAAGTGGAATGAAGTCGATTTTTGTGaaggttattatcactttatccctttaaactatatcactactcTCAGTTTACCCCATAACATTATCTTTTTGTCACTTCACCCCTATaaataattcaactcaacatgttaagaaattttggacaaaaatacccttttattctaTAGTattactacattgttattatcatatctctttaaattatagtgatacaatcgtTTTAAtttctaacattattttctagacattttatCTCATCATTAATCTAATTAGtatggtcaaaaaattttaaatatatttacccttttatatataatcaaaaataaaaaaaagttagaatgattattctttctttttgttcactttaagagatccaaaaatataaaaataaaaggattttctcaaatttatgttttcacacttattaatacaagtaaaagaaaaataaagaagagtctaacattatcgtattaTTTTAAGGTTGTCGGGATTAGAATTGGAATTTGGTGGTAAAtagaaaagtgaaataattttaaactaataaaagtatttaattctttcttatttgtatttaaaaaaaaaagaattaagttctctctctctctctctctctctctccccccctccccctctttctatttttttcaatattaataaaattgtcaagaagaaagagattaatgttttaacttttttttttatactaaaAAGGCGAAGaaccactctaaattttttagagtaaatctttcctacactgatggtgtatacactatcatcgttcGATTCATGAAacgtgtgcaaaagttgaatttcaaattcaaattttgcatagttgtcattcatccaacgctgatagtgtatacactgtcagtatagaAAAGACTAATccaattttttattgtttttattaaaCAAAGAGGAGGGTACTtttttctaaagttttttaacttcctaaattggtttaatggtgggataaattgtctaaaaaaataactttagatgataaattgataatgaaactatagtttataggggtaaagtgataaaataattttaagagctaaacatgtcttttccctttaattaacaaactccaTTAAATTTGACGGTTAGTCTTGGGGAAGTGACTAAAAAATAACTTTAAGAGGGAAATTGATAGTGACACCAAATGTTAAAGGGacaaagtgataataacccttttaAAAATGAGCAACACAAATACATCATTagaagggttaatcacattttatccccttaaagaatacctcatttctcagtttatcccctaacctttaattttgctcacttaaccccctttaggacaaaattgcccttgcattattttgacttttcatttaccttgttttcctttcttttatttctttttctctttcttctttatttaattctttctctttcccacaaaaatattcaccttaatgattgaaattaaaaaagaggaattgcagagatctatcttctccttaaatgattaaaaaaatattcaaaccactttcctaaaatacaatttttttagcctttcaattcttttaattttgggttttcctctttcctttctagtttctcattttattctcaagaaaatatcataagatgaaattgttttcctttcttttatttctttttctctttcttctgtCTTTCATTCTTTCCAATAGAAATTccatttcaacgaaaatttttgttttgagtttgtaattgcatatttctgggtgaaggtttaaaagtcatcaaaaactaattttgattttttgtatgatgccacgtgtcacaaatttcaattgatgattattaatcaggtcacaatttcatcttaagatattttctttggaataaaatgagaaactagaaaggaaagaggaaaatccaaaattaaaagaattgaaaggctaaaaaaaatgtattttaggaaagtgatttgaatattttttttaatcatttaaggagaaaatagatctctgcaattcctcttttttaatttcaatcattaaggtgaagatttttgtgggaaagagaaaatgaaataaaagaaaggaaaacaaggtaaatgaaaagtcaaaataatgcaagggcaattttgtcctaaagggggttaagtgagtaAAATTAAAGGTTATGGGGTAAACTGAAAAATggggtattctttaaggggataaaatgtgattaaccctcaTTAGAATTAGCTTAAACTACAACTATCAAGAAAATACGCGATAATCTTATGGTGGATAATAATTGTCCTCTAAAGTAATGCTTTATGACCAAAACATCTCTGTACAAAGATTTAGCTCATTATTGGTGCTTGTGACATGATCACGTTGGACAAGGCTAACGGGTGAAGACATTATAAGACAACCAAATTTTCAAGTTTGATACTTGAACAAGAGCAGCTGTTGAATCTTTGGTCTGTGCATTGCTTCCTAATTATTGGtctgaaaaaaaaagttaaggttttcccctttctttttttttttttgtccttttgtttAAACTCTTTTCTCCATGTTTGTACTTTAAAGCAACGCTTAAAAATCCTATCCCGTAGGACCGATTTCCCGAgggaataaaaagaaaaagaaaaagaaagaaattaatttaaaaatattGTAAAATGAATACTAATGAAATAACAAAATGTAGAATGGAATAAAAGAGAGATATAGACAAAAGAGAAGTAGATAAAAGTAGAGAATTATTCTTTTATTAACTCAAATGATCAAAAacttacaaaaagatgttcaatgacctctatttatagaggcatTGAATATAAGAAAACTAAAGGGTTAACCTCTAATTATAAGAGAGGTTACAAAATTAATTGTACAGGGAAATTAAATGGTCATCCACACCAGCTCTTTTATCCTTTTATATTTTGGGGGAATTCAATAGACATAGGAAAACTCAATGGACATGGGAGAATTTAATGGACATTCATCTCATTTAGTTATttcataacaaaaaaaaagtaaataaataccaATGGAGCATAATAAACATTCAGTAGTCACATGACAAAATACAAGACTTTTTAAGTCATCAATCAGCAGAAAAAGAACAAGACGGTCCATATAGGTACATATTTTCCATTAGGTAGCTGACAAGAATTCAAGAATCCCGTGCAGCACGCTGAAGAGCGGATCGAAGACCTTGAACCAATTCTTTCATGGTCAGGCTGAATTCTTTATCCATCTGTGaataatcaaatgaaaaatcaCTCAATGATGAGCATAATCAGTGAAAGAGATTAAATTTAATAAGATTCTTTGGCAGCTCcaaataaaatctaaaatctCACCCCAGCAATGATTGTAATGTCAAGAGCCAGACTTCCAAATGGTGCCACACTCGCGTTAGAAACAGCAAGATTGAGCTTTTCAATTTCAGAAAGCACTTTAACTAGCAGTCCTCTATGATTTTCACAATGGACTCTTAGAAGAACCTTCTTATCACAAAGTTTAGCCTCAATTTCAGGTAGTGGACGTTGCTCATCCGAAGATCCCTCGTCTTCAACTACGAGTTGGGATTTCTTCACAAGCACCACCGATTGCATTTTCTGCTTTGTGGCTTGCTCCTCTAGTGTCTTGACTCTTTCCTTGAGATGTTTTAAGTATGTGATGGCATCTCCAAGGACTGAGGTTTTATCCATCTGCAAGAAATACAAGATTTTGTCAAGATAAATTGAATAAAGTTTAAATCGAAATCAGGGCATGCACATATTGAAAGATGTGGTTATGCGGATGGTAATGATATTCGCACTGTCTTTTTAGTTGACTTGTATTGCCATAAATGAATTTTGTCTCCTATACATGCTCGTCATTTGGCTTAAAATACTTGAATGTTTGGATTAAATTTATATGTAAACAAGGGTCTACATAAATTGATGCGACAAAGGGTCATTATCTAGAGGGTAACGAATATTTACATCCACTTTTTGGTTTCTGGTACACCCtacaatgattattgtttaCTATATATGTACATGCTTGTCATTtggtttgataaaaaattaGAAAGGATATGAAAGAATCCAAAAAGGTACAGTGCTTTGATACAGTGTTGTGATTATCAGTTGGGTGAAATGGACAAGAAGATCTGTTAAATTATACTCCCTTCATTTAATTATACAAACTTTGTCATACTAATTATTTCCAGGCGGCCGAAAGCACTTGTAATCTTTCTAAACTTCACATGAATCATGTCTAATAATAACCTTTTCAAACTCCAACATTTTTACGAAAAAATTCTGTCAAATTTTACTGGAGTCAAATTCAACAATTGCTGTGGGATTGATATGAAGATCTGAGatattatattatatgtgtGCCTATAATTGGCTAGCCACCAAAGGGATCGAGGCCAAATAATTCAAAATCTGGAAACCATTCGTTCAATTGTGAACTACTATATATGGATGTGTATTACTAGTAAACTGAAGGTAAATTAAATATAATCCCCATGTGATTTTATGTAATGTCAGATGATctttctaaattttcaaaatagtCACATAACCCCTTTGTGATTTTATataagggtaaaaaacaaaaaagccccctgtgataagtctaatacacagaaaagccccctatggtttcaaaatatacaacacgatacctcatgctttgaactaaattgtaaaggtgacggaatccgttaaatttaacggaaatgacttattggaacctaaaaaaaaaaatttatacttaatttttatcaaatataactattctaccccttaaccctcaattctctctatttagagaataaaacaaatgatttttttgagctgtcttttgcttaattatatcagggtattttggtcattttgtccATTTCCGTTAactttaacggattccgtcacctttacaatttagttcaaagcatgaggggtcgtgttgtatattttgaaaccatggggggcttttctgtgtattaggtttaccacagggggcttttttattttttaccctttatataaagtaaaaaatggatgaaatgCATAATTACTTATAACGATTAGACAACACGTGCTCAAAAATTGCATATGCTGAAATCATAATATCCACTTAATCCTCTACAGTTTGCATAAATATTCACTTTATTCTCCTGTACCTTTATACGAGGTGGTTAAGTCCCTATTTGatttagtgtttaagtaagagcaccACTGGTATTTCAACAAATGACATTATATAGACTAGTTGTcgttaaattttcattttacatGAAACCATAGCGTTGGATATTTTAAAACAATAGGGGTGTTATGTAATAATAAATGAAACTATAGGCGGCTATTAGTAATTTACccaaaaagtaaaagataatGCTCAGAAAAATCAGAATAAGAAAATACATCCAGACCTTCTTGAGGCCGGGAACGATGGCTGAAAGAGCGACAAATCGTTGGCTGAGCTGCTCCCTTCGCTTTCTTTCAGCTATAATATGGTCATATGTTTGTGATGCTGGCCTGGTACGACCTTTCTTAGGTGCCGGGGCACTTTTAGTAGCCTCCTCAAGATTTGGAAACGAAACACGGGATGTCAAAACCTCAGAAACCGCATCATCCTCAGGGTTCAAGCCTCCTAGACTAACTTGTCGAGGATGCACTGTTTCTGTCGGACTAGGGTTGCCAAAAGTGAGGATTACCGGAGTGGAGCGGTTGCGCTTGAGCTGTCTGGCTGGTCTTTCAACTTCACCTGGAGGAATTTCAATGGCTGAAGATGTACACAAGTTGGCAGCTGGCTGAGGAACTTCCACAGCTGAAGATGATGCATTACATAAAGCCGTAGTGGAACTGCTTCTTGGAATCAGGTGGGAAATGCAAGTGGGGGAGTTGCTTTCTGAAGGCAGAGAACCCTGAAAGTCGTTTCCAAGTGCAGCACAGATGTCTTCATCAAAGAAGTCCATAATGTCGCATTGGTCACTCAGAAATGGATCCTCCATTCCCTGTTAATAAAGTAAAAGAATGTCACCAATTCATGCTTTGGAAAGAATTGGTGTCATCTGTCTTAGAAGTCTCTGATAAATCCAAGGTGGCAAGCTTCATGATAGTAGATGTATTTCACACATTTATAACTAAGTTTTTAAGTATAATTAGGAATAGCCAGATCAAGATTTGCCTTTGAGTAGGTAGGATTTTGGTACATGCTATAAAGAAACAAACAAGAGAGCTTTTTGGGGTATTGGCTTCATATAACATCCATCCCATGTGGTGGTTTTCATCCTCCAGGTACAGTCATTTCCTCATTATTTCGGCTTTACAGAAAAGAAAATCACTCAAAATATATAGACAAGCCAAtgggagaaagaaaaaataatgtCCAGCAAAAGTTCTGACAAATGTATAGAAAAAGTGCCAAAATATAGGCACTTAAGTTATTCAAAATATGAGCGAAGAAGAAAATAAGATACAATATAGAGATACAAGTACGTGTGATATAAGAGAATCAAATTCAtcgtaaagaaaatgcatataCAGTTTAATCATCTTGTGACATGTGCCTACTGCCAATATCTATACGTGAAATACAAAAATCAATAGAGGCAACAGAAGTTAATCAATGGTTCATGAAATTAGATAGATCATCTTAACTTTCAAGCTTCATTTTATTTACGATGCAAGGTCCTAGTAATTATCAAGTGGAGAATTAATTCTTACCAGATCAGAGAACCATGAAGTAGCTGAATTATCCATCACCTCAAATAAATCTGCTTGCAACTTTCTGCACCTGGATAACCAATAAATAAACGGGCTCCATTACTACGAAAATGATGAAGAGATTTTTCTTGAGAGATCAAATCAAACTTATGATAGAAATGTAGTAGTTCCAGTATAGAccttattgaaatgaacgacgAGAAGTTATAGAAGGGGGAATGAACTCACTGGTTCTTTCTCACTCAACAACTGCAGCTGTGGGCTTCTTCTTGTGGAAAGGTGCTAAGGGGTTTTTGGCATCTTATATAGATTAGTAGGTTGGAGCAGGGCAATGATTGAGCTTCTGTACCGCTTGCAGAAGTGATGGAAGTCTGGAGATTGATATCAGCGCTTCAAAAGAAGCCTTCTGCGCTCCGTTCTTGAGCTTCCTTCAATGGAGCGCTGAAAGTGAAGAATGGAGCGGCATTTATCACATTCTTTGCATTTATACCCTGCGGTCCAATTGATGGTTTAAGAGGGACCAAGGACCTCCATAATTGTACTCTAAGTTTATTCTTAATTATACTACCATACGATAAATATATGGATTAAAGAATTGAACGTATCATTAGAGTTGCTAATGCGTACTGTTTTAACTTTTCAGGTATCTGGCTTTTAAGATTTGTACCTAAATCATTTCAACGGTTTAAACATCTAGGATCAATTTTCTATGCATTGAAAGAGAGTTTAGAGCCATAGAGAGAAACTCACCTCTAGACTAAAGCATATACTGCTATACACTTTCTGAATTTGACTACATGTGACGTACACTATCTTATGCTTTGTTATTGATCAACACACTTGAGATGAGATGATCTTTTATTCACTAGTAGTGTGTATATTTTTTATTCTAATAATAAGTATAGATACATGTCATATAtataaaagttaaattttaaatttaattgtaGATTAAATGACAtgcatttacacctactagtataataaaatttttacgATGACACggttaaaaaaattaatccaaaaatttaaaTGTGGTAATCTCAACTCACAATCTCATTTTATAATTACTCAATCAGTTGAACACTTTGTGGCAACCTACAAGTTTCAAATAAGTATTGGACTTTTTTTCAGTTAAAAGTTATTGTCGtcctgaattttttttccttctgtcTTTTTTTTCAAGCTAACACACATATGGATTAAGAAATTGAATGTATCAGACAGCATTTGGGAGTTTTTTTGAAAACAAATGTTTGCTTTTAAAAAGCACTCTTTTAATTTTCTGAACAAATTTATTTATAGGCTTGCTGATAGTTAATTAGAAAAACTCGAAGCTGTTGAGAACATTCCCTTTCATTACATTTCGTACTTCACGGACCGAATTGAATACAAGCGTGTAGCATTGACCTTTTACTTGTACTCCTACGCGTCCCAAATTATTTATTGTATTTCGAGATTCTAACCTTTTGAAAATAGTGACTTAATGGTGATGTTAATGGATTTATTTCTTTGCTCTTGTTTATTCAGTTTATATATAGAAAAGGTGGGTACAGTGGAAAAGTTCAAATAGCTTAATTTCAATACGACAACATAACATTTTTGAATTGCATACACTTCAATGGGATGAAGACTTTCGAATAATTGTTCAAAACATCTTTCacattttatcaaataaaatttttagtcttttacttttaaaatagtaactttacgtcccttacaaaatTAAGATGGCAAAACTTAATCCCAACTTAATTTCTTTGATTACTTTTTATCTCGAATCCATCACGTAACGCACATATGAATATTTCTTTACGAGCAAAAAAGTTAAATCCTATTTGTAGTTAAACAAATGATCTGATCcatattcatttttgctcctaaaAATACGATCTGATCTAAACtatattcacttttttttcaaataaaggaGGTTTGACCCAATCCATATTCATTTTGCGGAATTTGACTTTTCTATACATAAAAAATGATTCCATGTGCATCATGTGCTGATTTCAAACTAACAAGTGGTCGAAAACTTAAATTGGGATCAAATTTTGCTAACCtaaatttgtaagggacataaaattaacattttaaaagtgaatggcaaaaaaatttatttagcAAAATGTGAGTTGAATGATTTTTCCTTAAATAAGTTTATGGTGACATTTTCTGTAGTGTGACAATTAGTTATCATTAGGCAAGGAGACCAGTTTCTATTCGAATGAATGATTTTTGAGACTTGAATGTACGCATCGTTTTCAAAACTGTGctttttatctattttttgaatctaaaataaattttgatattttttggGAAAAGGTCAGCTGCtttaaaaaggagaaaaatatTACAAATTAGGTGTTTGTATCTAATACTTAATATCCAGAACAACTAAAGAATAGGAGAGATAAGAATCTACCAAACTAAGCAACTGGCCAAAAAGTACCTAATGTTCGATTTAATTGCTTATACAGAGAACTatttccacaaaaaattacAAAACCATACTGAACGTA
Encoded proteins:
- the LOC113754801 gene encoding transcription factor bHLH18-like; translated protein: CRKLQADLFEVMDNSATSWFSDLGMEDPFLSDQCDIMDFFDEDICAALGNDFQGSLPSESNSPTCISHLIPRSSSTTALCNASSSAVEVPQPAANLCTSSAIEIPPGEVERPARQLKRNRSTPVILTFGNPSPTETVHPRQVSLGGLNPEDDAVSEVLTSRVSFPNLEEATKSAPAPKKGRTRPASQTYDHIIAERKRREQLSQRFVALSAIVPGLKKMDKTSVLGDAITYLKHLKERVKTLEEQATKQKMQSVVLVKKSQLVVEDEGSSDEQRPLPEIEAKLCDKKVLLRVHCENHRGLLVKVLSEIEKLNLAVSNASVAPFGSLALDITIIAGMDKEFSLTMKELVQGLRSALQRAARDS